One Bos taurus isolate L1 Dominette 01449 registration number 42190680 breed Hereford chromosome 25, ARS-UCD2.0, whole genome shotgun sequence genomic window carries:
- the IL21R gene encoding interleukin-21 receptor isoform X1, whose translation MPCAWAATLLLLMLQGTWGCSNLVCYTDYIETITCILDTWARHPDSLTLTWHDTYGELEDEVTSCSLLRSTHNATHVEYTCHMNVFRLMADDFFNVSMTDPSGNYSQECGSFIVAASIKPSPPFNVTVNFSGYYNVSWSSSSSFSPSDRVYALKDKLQYELRYRKVGEPWAQSPGRKLISEDSRSVFLLPLEFHSGSSYELQVRAGPQPGSTFQGTWSEWSDPVVFHTQPEERKGDLYLHLVPIPLILVCLIFVFLGLKVPWRPWEKVWLQVSSPKPFFQPLYVGHSGDFKKWVGTPFTASSLELRPWSPGVHLALEMCSPCPPQGVVKGLVPTELPEPTDLVEADGVPEPGSWGPVPSTAGSLGSSVYSQEKDRLYGLVSIDTVTVVDAEGLCGWPCTCGDDGYPALNLDTGLEPGPDTEDRLLSTGTTILSCGCVSAGGPMRPGSLLDRLRLSHEDEADWTPGPSDSEAGSPPVGLDMNTFDSGFADSDCGSPVESDFSSPRDEEPPRSYLRQWVVMAPPPTPPGSQAS comes from the exons CCTGGGGCTGCTCCAACCTCGTCTGCTACACCGATTACATCGAGACTATCACCTGCATCCTGGACACATGGGCCAGGCACCCCGACTCGCTCACCCTCACCTG GCATGACACATATGGAGAACTGGAGGATGAAGTCACCTCCTGCAGCCTCCTCCGGTCCACCCACAACGCCACCCACGTGGAGTACACGTGCCACATGAATGTGTTCCGCCTCATGGCTGACGACTTCTTCAATGTAAGCATGACAGACCCATCCGGCAACTACTCCCAGGAGTGTGGCAGCTTTATAGTGGCTGCGAGCA TCAAGCCATCTCCCCCTTTCAACGTGACCGTGAACTTCTCCGGATATTATAATGTCTCTTGGAGTTCCAGTTCCAGTTTCAGTCCCAGTGACCGTGTCTATGCACTGAAGGACAAACTTCAGTATGAGCTGCGGTACAGGAAGGTTGGAGAGCCCTGGGCTCAG AGTCCAGGGAGAAAGCTGATCTCAGAGGATTCCAGAAGCGTCTTTCTCCTCCCTTTGGAGTTCCACAGTGGGTCAAGCTACGAGCTGCAGGTGCGGGCAGGGCCCCAGCCCGGCTccaccttccaggggacctggaGCGAATGGAGTGACCCAGTCGTCTTTCACACCCAGCCGGAAG agagaaagggagaccTGTATCTTCACCTGGTTCCCATCCCGCTCATCCTGGTCTGCCTCATCTTTGTCTTCTTGGGCCTGAAGGTCCCTTGGAG GCCGTGGGAAAAGGTATGGTTGCAGGTGTCCAGCCCAAAGCCCTTCTTCCAGCCCCTGTACGTGGGCCACAGCGGAGACTTCAAG AAATGGGTGGGCACACCCTTCACTGCCTCCAGCCTGGAGCTGAGGCCCTGGAGCCCAGGGGTGCACTTGGCCCTTGAGATGTGCAGCCCATGCCCACCGCAGGGTGTAGTCAAGGGGCTGGTGCCCACGGAGCTGCCGGAGCCCACAGACCTGGTGGAAGCTGACGGAGTGCCTGAGCCGGGCTCCTGGGGCCCAGTGCCCTCCACTGCCGGCAGCTTGGGCAGCTCGGTTTACAGCCAGGAGAAGGACCGGCTGTATGGCCTGGTATCCATCGACACGGTGACTGTGGTGGACGCGGAGGGGCTGTGTGGCTGGCCCTGCACCTGTGGGGACGATGGCTACCCTGCCCTAAACCTGGACACTGGCCTGGAGCCTGGTCCGGACACAGAGGACCGGCTCCTGAGCACGGGGACCACGATCCTGTCTTGTGGCTGTGTCTCGGCCGGTGGCCCCATGAGGCCGGGCAGCCTCCTTGACCGGCTAAGGCTGTCCCATGAGGATGAGGCAGATTGGACACCTGGGCCGTCGGACAGCGAGGCGGGCTCGCCCCCGGTCGGCCTGGACATGAACACGTTTGACAGTGGCTTCGCGGACTCTGACTGTGGCAGCCCCGTGGAGAGTGACTTCAGCAGCCCCAGGGACGAGGAACCCCCCAGGAGCTACCTCCGACAGTGGGTGGTCATGGCCCCTCCACCTACGCCGCCGGGGTCCCAGGCCAGCTAG